The genomic DNA GGAAAATCATCTTTAGCATTCTTTATATTTTGCACAAAGTTTATATACATATAATTAGCTCAGGTATTATCCTACATAACATGATTAAACTTTGAATAATTGATATCATATATTCATAGCAGGCTAAAATTAAGTTATTGATTATATCTCAGAATTTTAAAGTGTGACTCACATTGAAAAATTAGGagaaaaataaaatgtttatgAAAATATTTTTCTTTATATGATGAACTTGTTAAATAGTGTGTATTATATtcaatttctaatttttttcaaTCTTAAAATATGTTAAACATGAGATTAAAACTGAAATAAGTGGGACGTTATAAATTAAGTCCCAAAATCATTAAAATAAATGATAGATATAAACATATTCGAATTTTTTATTTTGAACATGAAGTTGTTAAAAGTAATAACTGGCCTTGTGTTTGCATCGTTTTCTCGTTAACCCATTAACCCAAGCCATGCATTTGCAAAGTTCTTCAGGTAATTTGTTGCATTATGATGACTTGTAACTGCAATTTTGCAAAATAGAGGTTATGTGAACATTTTTCTTTTTGGTCCAAGGTGATCGAGGAGAATAATGAAGAACATGTCAATCGATAGGTTATGCCTTCTTTTACTTTCCTTTCCTTATGTTGTAATCTTTTAATTAACTATGAAGTCAACATTGTATGTTTTCTTTTCCCTTATAAATTATGTAATTCAAGTCTAAAATTGGATTATATTGTAAATACTGTATCATTTAAATTTCTTTTGTGCTTGTAGTGGTTCTACAATCTCATCTCCGCTCCTCCCATTTTCTTGTAAATAGGTCCCATTGACTAGTAAATTGATCATTTGATCTTGCTTCTAGGGTTTGTTTAATAATTATGTGATAGGAACATTAGTTTCATTATTGCAAGATTCATATTTTTTAGAACCAAGAATGGAATTATAAGAAATATATTTAGGCACCAGATAATGACAATAAATACATTCAGATGGACATTGTCTTATATAATTTTAAGCAGCTAATGAATGAATTTTAAATTTCTTTCTACGTCTCTTACTTTTGTGATCTATATTTTTCGCAAACCTTAACCTTACTATACTTATCAAATTAAGTATCCATGCAAAATTTATCATTTGACAATTTGTATCGTTATAAAATAATGGAACTCTGTGTGTTGGTATTTGCCTAAAATCCTAATATACTAATAACTTATTAAGTTATTTCGTTTGTACTCTACATTAAAAAAAGTTTTTGTCAACATGTATTCAAAAGAAAATATTGATAGAGAACAGAATATCTTTGAGCTGTTTAGTGAGAATGTTGACAACTTCTATTGAAAGGAAGGCTAATAGTATTGTGGGTGATCAGCTCTCATTCATGAGGATTAAGAATCTCAACGTAAAATCCAACCTCATGGATTGGCCCATAGAATAATAGTGGAGAAGATGACAGAATTATATACTTTTAGGTCGACTAATTTATCATAAGAAGCATATGTCTTTTTTCGATATCCTACCTATGCATTGGGAATGTTTCATGGATACTTCCTGTTGTAATTAGAATTATTTACCTATCATATGGTGCCAAGTGGTTGTTCCATTATTCATATTTTCTCACAGCTTTTAGCTTGTAATGTAGCTACTTGGAAAGGCGGCAGAGCTCAACGTCAAGTCGTAACTTTGAGAGAGTTTCTCTTGAGTTGAATGACCACTTCTTTGTGCCACTTGTGAAGTTAGATGTGATAAAATAGTACATGATCAACacacataaaaataatttttccattTTTACTAACTTATAAGAAGTGTCAAGTATTTGATAATACATAATTTTGCAAAGTACTTGTACCTGATAGTTTGATATGTTTTTAAGTTATGTTCTTCTTTTGAATTTTTTGATTTTGTAATGTTAATAAGCATGAATAACCACACAAATAGGTCCATCTTCGGAAATTAAGATAACATAATTTAGTTCATAACAGTTGACACACatacataatttttaaaaattattttttttccaaaatttttatGATATGTCTGGtcatatttttaatttattttttaaagtAAAATAATTTACTTAGTGATTTCTCCGTATCTTAGTCACTTAATCTCACATGCATTTTTTGTTTTTGGATAAAAAAAGGTCTGAACTAATTTTTATACATACATTAAAAATATTACTCCGaaaataacaacaataataaataatatatatgtcTAGTTCCATATGAtagttaaataaattattttaggtTATATTTTGCACCGTATTTATATACATTCAATTAGCTCAGTTATTGACTAACATGATTAAACTTTAAATACTTAATATCATATACCAAATCAGGCTAACATACATTATTCAAAAGAATCAAATAATCAATTACAATATTAAAGAGAGTTTAGGGTTTTAAGAGTCTCACTCCCAAATCTAGGGTTCAAAACGCCCTACCTCCATTTTCCGATCCTTGCCCCTCTGTTATGTCCCAAtgcgtttgtagaagggggggttgaatacaaacaataccgaataatcgaatttagtgcggaataaaaaattgaaacaaaattcaagttaaataaaaatattattaaacttgaaaggtgttacaacaactgtatcgattacaagggattaatctcaaattaattatcacaaatctagaataaattcgacatgaactttttctatttttgcaataaaaagattcaaatgctcaacgcaatttgagattaagttctagggattttgatccgctagatagttacacaagaacaagagaatgatttctagttgtttgaatttaactttaataactagaaatgtgatcttgaatttagcagatgaaaaataaaatgttttcagcggctgcttttcttttgttcttgagttgttggatgatatgaatgtcttctgcttctgttcttttatatttcattcaacagaattgaattgaactggaatgacaatcccatagctgataggactttcggtgagacaatccaattgtactggaaagactttcggcaagactatcctctgaactagcatgacaatcaaactgaactagcaagactatctccttccaatagaactttcggtatgactattgaaatggcctgacatgacaatcggtatgacaatccagattgtcatgccagttcaatttCAATAGTCTTACTGAATTAAACTGATTTGAAttcaatttaaattctgaaaattcttaatattaattcagaattaattaatcaattaatttaattaatcaataaattaatctttgcagatataatttattttcttaattaaattatatgacttaattaattaatagagaattaatactaatcttgagcagcaaccactcttctgaaaatcttctgaaaatcactgagaattatgaatcaattctaccacttcaatgttgacactcgatgtatagtctggtttatgagtgactaacttccgtgacgtttcttcatgtcttgactttgacaacttgattttcttcagattaaatccttgtaattctctgataccctgatgagatctctgtcacttgattaagtccacaatcttgatttgtatcactgaggcttgatcaatttcttgagttTCTTACAGtaaagtaattcctcaagtctgtagatgaacattgtttttgaatcctttgatagatgttactttgtgagatctctttgacggtagatccactatttacttgttacattcttatttgagttgagttaaatcctcgaatagaCAAATAGGccatgacatatgcctttcaatctccccctatttgtttgttagacaataacaacaaatacctagaggataactcaactaacaaataagaaaaagatagaAAAAGAAATGCAAattaaatagcagaaaagttctggataacatttaacattttccagattccaaatagatgttcctctagactgaacatatcttcaagtagtttcatcttcttttgtacaaccatatttcctgttgagaaccgcatatctctcttgcttctccccctatgagaatcaactgattaaagaagatcaccttcgtttaccacatctcccgtacaataggattcgcagataaaaaccaatggtactccccttttggaaaacaacttcttcccttactagaaaatcattttgtgtttaccacctctcccgtacaataggatctgtagttacaaacaacaatggtgtggtgtagtgtacatatgtagaatctttttctttctccctgctatttctcccccttagttgaggaatcctccaaactattacttaagcttttatctccaccttagagaaggaatgtatgccgttgtctgaaggagttctcatatttcacttggttggaaaataaataataagtagtttcatcttccttcctcactgtgagtgtgtgattctgtttagtgtacctcacatgtgtttcactcttctctccactcgtgtttacactcattctcacaagtgtatcactcatctcatagctccaaaaatcaattgtacctgcaaggaaaatcaccttagtcatccttaaggaggtcacaggtggtgcaatgggagttcgcaaatccccatccttgttaaactcgtcagatgaatctgagtcataatctacaagttgctagtttcccttttagggttccagatttgaattctgggaaggtaaacaatgatccaacgaatttagcataaagatcaaagttcccttctaatatatgtgaagacatttccttgtgactcatcaggtaatatatgaatcattgtcaacaagttgccgatctgcgcctatgtcagatccactatccgcagatgcatccaggagatttaagcctggggaggtagacactgaccactgacatatggcttttggatcagtatcctctcctaacacctgtaaaggcaattggtccattaacgaaccttgaacaatcgaatctgaccttaaaatggtcgaaactcttgtttccgtcaactcatcctttgtgtgtgtaacctttccttgtgcatcaagaattgtttatgtttgaggcggtgacactacatcggataccctggtcgacaggcaaatttcaatagacgcaccctgttgagagaatgaatctagtaactatttttgtgccttttcagccattacatctttttgagaataTGTATGGGAGCTaacagttgtctcggtttaaacactactcatctatgtaggagacagagctactgggttcacttcagaaccttccttatgtggtgcactaaggcactatctccctcacgctcactcatacttcattttagtggtaagagagtgtttgttggttctgtttctgtgtttgtctttacagtctgggatagatgttgtgggttttcaacctcatgactgtcaatgaaagaaagccattagagactgaacctgtatcacagaacatatggaaatatagagataaaatatacttaagatctttaaggaatgaaaattatacatttaatcttttgagagaaatgatgtacactagtgattccaaaagattttaatgaaataagaaatcactaatgtagaaagaagtttgattttctcctaaaactcactgcatacttaaaacaatatgtttgtgcctagtaataagagagttattaatatgacgactctactagttcatattaaactgtaacatcagttagagtgtcataccatgttcttgacgattgcttgagtagtacactagttcataccaacctgaagtaagattgtgaagaagagattcCATAGTCCAATAgacagctgcaaagtccatgaactgtggtgcactgacttcctcttttgactcaccaaccaggagtacacttgtacacatcttactagagtccaattccaagtgtaatgtgcatcaggtgcgtgatatgtcgtaatattctcaagtctcgtcactggtgctatatgttagatactgcttcctgataataacctagcacaatatacaaattttcaatgataacattaccagctaacaaacaaccatatccctcagataaacctttgctgttatctccaaaggtaaccagtgggccagctttctcaaccacatttgatagcagggctctatctccggtgatatgtcttgacgatccactgtcaagaatccacactaccggttccacctgtttaatgccctgcactataaatggattagaccttcttcggaacccaaacttggttgggcccggcatacttgtagaattgacctttgtcaggcaaaacaacatttttaattttaatggtctcaatttctcaatgactgaacatttgaccttgtaaacagccttaacaaatttctgtttaggcttaggcacaaatttctcttttctagccttagaaggactagcagtcttagacctatcatgcttcttattattcacatggCCAAGTACCTTTAAATCACACAAGAACTGCTCAAAAAATTCTATTCATGGAAACTCTCGAATGTCGATAGGGCGGAGAATCAGTGGGAAGATTTCCTCGCCAAGTTAGCCTCATCTAATTTACAAATCAATCTTGACCCAATATATGTTGACACCCTGACAGCCCCAGCCATCGATATACCAGCAGTCAACCACATTCAGAACAATCCTGACTGGCGAAAACCCTTGCTCGAATATATCCTTGAAAATAAACTCCCCACAGAGAAAAATGAAGTCCGTTCGGTTATGTTCAAAGCACGAAACTACTACACGATAGGCTCGGTATTGTACCGACGCTCCTTAACTGAACCCTTGCTCCGATGTCTAAGCCCCGAGGAAGCCGACCAGGCGATTCTCGAGGTTCATACAGGAATATATGGAGAACATCTCGGAGGAAAGGCGGAAAGAACTTAGCTCTTAAAATCATTAGACAGGGACTGTACTGGCCCACACTCAGGAAATATTATGAAGATTACGTTTGAAAATGCCAGGAATGTCAACTACATGGAAGCGTAAGTCACCGACCCACGACCAAGCTCAACTCGATTCTCGCCCCATGCCCCTTCTTTCAATGGAGGATAGATATCGTAGGGCCCTTCCCAAAGTATAAGAATCAATGCCAATATATTGTGGTCGCAGTCGATTATGTGACAAAATGGGTCGAGGCAAAACCCCTTTCCAAGATCAGAGAGAAAGAAATGATTGAGTTCTTTATGGAATATGTGGTATTTTGATTTGGAATCCAAAGGATTTTAGTCTCAGACAATGGAACATAATTTGTGGGGGCACAGTTTGAGAATGCTCTAAACGATTTAAAAATCCAGCATATTAAGTCCTCGGTTGCGTATCCACATGCCAATGGCCTCGCAGAAGTGACGAATAGAACCATCCTGCAAGGATTGAAGAAAAGAATTGAAGAAGTTCCCCGCTGCTGGGTTGACGAGCTCCCAAACATGTTGTGGTCCTATAGGACAACTCCCCGAAGCGCAACCGGCGAAACTCCTTTCCGCCTCGCATATGGTGTCGATGTCATCTTGCCTGTCGAGATAAGCTTAATTTCCCCAAGGGTAGAAGTCTTCGATCCTTCCCTCGCGCTCGAGGGATTGCATTTTCATAACGACTTGCTTGAAGAAACGAGAGAGGAATCTAGGCTCCACATGATCGGACAACAGGAAAAGACTACAAAATACTTCAACAAAAAAGTCAAAAACAAGCGCTTCGAGGTTGGAGACTTCGTCCTTCGAGACTCTGCGGCATCACAGCCTACCATTTCAGGAAAGTTTAAGCCAACATGGGAAGGCCCTTATCAAGTGTTGAAAGTGGTCAGCGCATGAACCTACGAGCTCTCACATCTCGATGGCCACCAATCAAGAACGCCTGGAATGTCATTCACCTCAAGAAATTTTATCAATGATTAGCTTTTGTGTTTAATGTTTAAAACTTAAGGCTACAACTGCCATACCAAAAACCAACCCTCGATGCAATGAGGGTCGTTATGAGATCCCCATCGAGGGACATTTAATTTATGATAATGAAagtctctaagttattttgagAAACATCAAGTGTAGTTATCTCTCTATTCTATCTTTAATAAATTCGACCACGTGAAAAACTCAGTATTATAACAACTACCAAGTGAAACAAATATTCTTGACGACTGCGAATTGAGTGCAATTTAACTATCACAACACAGGTTTTTCAAACTAACATTTATGTAAAACCTACACTTATCTATGAAAGAAAAGATAACATTCCCTGAAAACGGAAAAATAGCACAATTTGTTTAAACAAGGGTACCATGACACTATATTTCTGGAAAGCGAGCTTTTTAACTACATGACAAATTATAACATAACATAAACAGCTTAAAGTTAATGCAAGTCAAACAAACATTTGTAAGTGTCCGAGACAGAAGGATATCCTTGAGCACAACACACGGAGTGCCATCGATCAGAACATAAAAAATTAGATCACGATTAACAAGGAACATCATAAGTTCAAAAATCAATAACAGAGAAACCCAAATTCACGAAATCATGGAGACCACAAGCCCAAAGTCAGCAAATAGAACTTAAAATGTTACATCAATAACGGGGCATACCCCGCCTTCACGGATTTTCCGTCAGATCACTGGGCTGAGAGGCCGCGAGGTCATGAATATAGTCCTCAAAAGTATGCCCCGTGACATCGAACCCCACTCCTTGCATGCGCGTAACACAACGCCCGTGGCCATCTCTGAGAGCGTTCGCGATGTCCTCAACCCCTTTCTGAGCCTCTGCCTTTAAAACGGTATTCTCATAAACAATCAGCTTATACGATGAATTCATTCCATCAACTTGGCGCTCCAAACCCTCAGATTTGCCTCTCAGACTGTCGCGCTCCTTCTCAGCATCATGAAGTTTCCGCTCGAGTTTCGACACCTTCGTACTCATTATTGGCCCATAACATCCATCTCACTTACCTTCTTTGGCAATGCAGTATTCGCATTAGCCAAATCCACCGACCTTTTTTCTAAATCTGAATAATTCGCCCCAAGTTTCTTCTTCTCTGCCTTGAGGGCAGCCACCTCAGCCCCCAATTTTGCTCGAGCCTCGTCGGTTCCATCAGCCCGGAATTCTTCCACAATATGCATGAAATCCGCGAAAAACTAtcacaattttaaaaatataacaaTAAAAAATGAGCAGATAGATACAGAACAACAAAACTCAACAAGACAATACACCGAGGTAAAAATTCACATACCCTCCCAGCTCGACTCTTGCATCGATCCGCTAGATCTTCCCGATGTCGACCATCGAAGGCAACCACATCTTGGGGAAGGTGAAAAAGATTAAAAACCCTTAACGGCATAGTAGTCCCGCCCGTCCAACGCTCACTGGGTTGAATCTCGACCCTCACAGCCTCCTTCTTAGATCGAGGCTTGACAGTATGAGCCCTTGTCTCCCTGTTTCCAACCAAGGTGATGGTTTTGTTCACTCCACCGCCCGGCGCGGTCGCCTCCACAAATTCACCGTCTCCTAAATTAACATCATCCACCTCCCGACGACCCCTCTTGTGAGGATTCAGGTCAGCCGGCTCCACATCCGACACAGTTCTCCCAGGATCTTCCACAACTTTATTTCCTTGATCATCCAATAATTCGATCAATACAGAATGTCCAGCTCTCGACGGGTCGGGGTGGGCTCCGTCGGCACCCTTCCTTGATGCTCGCTGAACAAGCAACAACATAGCTTTGTCCATCTCCTCTTTAACCCCGCTGTTCAAAATCTTTTTCAAGTAGGCTCCATCCACTAatgcaaaacaaaagaaaagaaaagctCAGCGCGAGTAATATCGACACAAGAAACAACAGCtaaaaagagaagaaaagaagAGAGAGGGAGGAGAGAAGAAAGTAATACAACAATAAATAAGAGATAACAGGAAAAAATTAGTCATTGGAAATCCCCCCTTACAATCATGCATTTCCAAAAAATCAGGTTCCTTTAACTGAAGATGAGTATACATCGACGTCAATCCATGAAACCCATTCAAATATCTCGCATCACACTTCTCGAGATTATTCAAGTAATCGATAGTAAGCTGATTTACTTTCCCACATTGTTTCAAAAATTCTAAATCTGGTCCCCCAAAATACAACCACTTAGAGTGGTACCCCAAGTTAGAGGACCTAACACTGACGATCTTAATCCTTTTGTAAGG from Apium graveolens cultivar Ventura chromosome 5, ASM990537v1, whole genome shotgun sequence includes the following:
- the LOC141660356 gene encoding uncharacterized protein LOC141660356 — its product is MPGMSTTWKRKSPTHDQAQLDSRPMPLLSMEDRYRRALPKFENALNDLKIQHIKSSVAYPHANGLAEVTNRTILQGLKKRIEEVPRCWVDELPNMLWSYRTTPRSATGETPFRLAYGVDVILPVEISLISPRVEVFDPSLALEGLHFHNDLLEETREESRLHMIGQQEKTTKYFNKKVKNKRFEVGDFVLRDSAASQPTISGKFKPTWEGPYQVLKVVSA